The following proteins are co-located in the Conyzicola lurida genome:
- the tyrS gene encoding tyrosine--tRNA ligase, with translation MSSPAAQVPAVQRNDDSFDDVWDEIVWRGLVHVSTNEEELKKLLSGPPITYYCGFDPTAPSLHLGNLVQLLLMRRLQLAGHKPLGLVGGSTGLIGDPRPTAERTLNTPEVVKEWVGYLQGQVSRFLSFEGDNAARLVNNLDWTAPLSAIDFLRDIGKHFRVGTMLKKDAVSARLNSDAGISYTEFSYQILQGLDFRELYRQYDCVLQTGGSDQWGNLTSGTDLIRRSEGVSAHAIGTPLITNSDGTKFGKSEGNAIWLDPTMTSPYAMYQFWLNTDDADVVNRLKIFTFLDRARIDQLAELVASEPFRREAQRTLAFEVTAFVHGVAATESAIAASAALFGQGELETLDAATVAAAMAELPSATVTSTTTVAQALVDTGLTKGLGESRRAIGQGGVYLNNVTVTDDAADFTGAALASGHAVLRRGKKTLAAVLISE, from the coding sequence GTGTCTTCTCCAGCAGCCCAGGTACCCGCAGTCCAGCGCAACGACGACTCGTTCGACGACGTCTGGGACGAAATCGTCTGGCGCGGCCTCGTGCACGTCTCGACGAACGAGGAGGAGCTGAAGAAGCTGCTGTCCGGCCCGCCGATCACCTACTACTGCGGATTCGACCCGACCGCCCCCAGCCTGCACCTCGGCAATCTGGTGCAGCTGCTGCTCATGCGCCGCCTCCAGCTCGCGGGCCACAAGCCGCTCGGACTCGTGGGCGGTTCCACCGGCCTGATCGGCGACCCGCGGCCGACGGCCGAACGCACTCTGAACACCCCCGAGGTCGTGAAGGAGTGGGTCGGCTACCTGCAGGGCCAGGTCTCGCGGTTCCTGAGTTTCGAGGGTGACAACGCCGCCCGCCTCGTCAACAACCTCGACTGGACGGCGCCGCTCTCGGCGATCGACTTCCTGCGCGACATCGGCAAGCACTTCAGGGTCGGCACGATGCTGAAGAAGGATGCCGTGAGTGCGCGTCTCAACTCCGACGCGGGCATCAGCTACACCGAGTTCAGCTACCAGATCCTCCAGGGTCTGGACTTCCGCGAGCTCTACCGCCAGTACGACTGCGTCCTGCAGACCGGCGGAAGCGACCAGTGGGGCAACCTCACCAGCGGCACCGACCTCATCCGGCGGTCCGAGGGAGTGTCGGCGCACGCCATCGGCACCCCGCTGATCACCAATTCCGACGGCACCAAGTTCGGCAAGAGCGAGGGCAACGCGATCTGGCTCGACCCGACGATGACGAGTCCGTACGCGATGTACCAGTTCTGGCTCAACACCGACGACGCCGACGTCGTGAACCGGCTCAAGATCTTCACGTTCCTCGACCGTGCGCGCATCGACCAGCTGGCCGAGCTCGTGGCGAGCGAACCGTTCCGCCGTGAGGCTCAGCGCACCCTCGCTTTCGAGGTAACCGCATTCGTGCACGGTGTCGCCGCGACCGAGTCGGCGATCGCTGCGTCGGCTGCCCTGTTCGGGCAGGGCGAGCTCGAGACTCTGGATGCCGCGACCGTCGCCGCGGCGATGGCAGAGCTCCCGTCGGCAACGGTGACCTCGACCACCACGGTCGCGCAGGCGCTCGTCGATACCGGTCTCACCAAGGGTCTCGGCGAATCCCGTCGCGCCATCGGCCAAGGCGGGGTGTACCTGAACAACGTCACGGTCACCGATGATGCGGCCGACTTCACGGGCGCCGCTCTCGCGAGCGGTCATGCCGTGCTGCGGCGCGGCAAGAAGACGCTCGCGGCAGTCCTGATCTCGGAGTAG
- a CDS encoding DNA-3-methyladenine glycosylase gives MFDRSFLARPAVEVAPELLGSHLVAGEVVLRITEVEAYLGVGDDPGSHSFRGKTPRNSVMFGEPGHLYTYFTYGMHVCANVVCSPAGTSSAVLLRAGEIVEGRGIAAMRRTTSRTPADLARGPARLTVALGITLADGGTDLAAGPLRLEMSAAPSTFSTGPRTGVSGPGGTDAYPWRFWLPGDPTVSPYKAHAPKKRS, from the coding sequence ATGTTCGACCGGAGCTTCCTCGCCCGCCCCGCGGTCGAGGTCGCCCCCGAGTTGCTCGGCTCCCACCTCGTCGCGGGCGAGGTGGTGCTGCGCATCACCGAGGTCGAGGCCTACCTGGGGGTCGGCGACGACCCCGGTTCGCACTCGTTCCGTGGCAAGACCCCGCGCAACTCGGTGATGTTCGGCGAGCCCGGGCACCTGTACACCTACTTCACCTACGGCATGCACGTCTGCGCGAACGTGGTCTGCTCGCCCGCGGGCACTTCGTCGGCGGTGTTGCTGCGCGCCGGCGAAATCGTCGAGGGACGCGGGATCGCCGCGATGCGCCGCACGACCTCGCGCACCCCGGCCGACCTGGCCCGCGGACCGGCGCGGCTCACCGTCGCCCTCGGAATCACCCTCGCCGACGGCGGCACCGATCTCGCCGCGGGGCCGCTGCGGCTCGAAATGTCGGCCGCGCCATCCACGTTCTCGACGGGCCCGCGCACCGGTGTCTCGGGTCCCGGCGGTACCGACGCCTACCCGTGGCGGTTCTGGCTTCCGGGCGATCCGACGGTCTCGCCCTATAAGGCCCACGCCCCCAAGAAACGATCGTGA
- a CDS encoding TlyA family rRNA (cytidine-2'-O)-methyltransferase, producing MADSRLDAALSERGLARSRTHAARLIADGLVTVDGVPVVKSSARVRENQSIVVAETDHYVSRAAHKLVAALDAFGVDPAGRLALDVGASTGGFSQVLLERGVDRVIALDVGHDQLAPTVRSDERVTVVEGFNARFLTAEALAGASGITDVPTLVVADLSFISLPTVLPAVIATVGTGAEFVLLVKPQFEVGRTGIREGIVKSAGLRADAVTGVLWAAWDLGLRTAGVIPSPIAGGSGNQEYLVWLSTSSGSNPTEWLEHVTAIT from the coding sequence ATCGCTGATTCCCGTCTCGACGCGGCACTCTCGGAACGCGGCCTCGCCCGGTCGCGCACCCACGCCGCGCGGCTCATCGCCGACGGCCTGGTGACGGTCGACGGTGTGCCCGTCGTGAAGTCGTCGGCGCGCGTGCGCGAGAACCAGAGCATCGTCGTGGCGGAAACCGACCACTACGTCAGCCGCGCCGCGCACAAGCTCGTCGCCGCACTCGACGCATTCGGTGTCGATCCGGCCGGACGGCTCGCGCTCGACGTCGGCGCCTCCACCGGCGGGTTCAGCCAGGTGCTGCTCGAACGCGGCGTCGACCGCGTCATCGCGCTCGATGTGGGGCACGATCAGCTCGCGCCGACCGTGCGCTCCGACGAGCGGGTCACCGTCGTGGAGGGCTTCAACGCGAGGTTCCTCACGGCCGAGGCGCTCGCTGGCGCATCCGGAATCACCGACGTCCCCACGCTGGTCGTGGCCGACCTGTCGTTCATCTCGCTGCCCACCGTGCTGCCGGCGGTCATCGCGACGGTGGGGACGGGAGCCGAATTCGTGCTGCTGGTCAAGCCGCAGTTCGAGGTCGGCCGCACCGGTATCCGCGAGGGGATCGTGAAAAGCGCGGGACTCCGGGCCGACGCCGTCACCGGCGTGCTCTGGGCCGCTTGGGATCTCGGTCTCCGGACGGCCGGCGTCATCCCCTCCCCAATCGCCGGCGGGTCGGGGAATCAGGAGTATCTGGTCTGGTTGAGCACGAGCTCGGGTTCTAATCCGACAGAATGGTTAGAGCACGTTACTGCGATCACTTGA
- a CDS encoding argininosuccinate synthase: MAERVVLAYSGGLDTSVGIGWLKDATGKEVVALAVDVGQGGEDMDDIRQRALDCGAVDSIVVDAKDEFAADFLMPALKANAMYQKTYPLVSALSRPVIAKHLAITAKRLGADSVAHGCTGKGNDQVRFEAAVAALAPDLTSIAPVRDLALTRDKAIIYAEEHNLPIRQSAKNPYSIDKNVWGRAVETGFLEDPWNAPIEDLYEYTQDPSVFKEADEITITFEAGIPVAIDGVSLSPLAIIEELNAVAGKHGVGRIDVVEDRLVGIKSREVYEAPGAIALIAAHEALESLTLERDVNRYKRSVEAEWSNLVYDGLWFSGLKRSLDAFIDHTQKYVSGDIRLKLQGGRAVVTGQKSDKSLYDFSLATYDTGDTFDQSLSKGFIEIWSLPSKISARRDAASE; the protein is encoded by the coding sequence ATGGCGGAACGCGTCGTCCTTGCCTACTCAGGCGGACTGGACACTTCGGTAGGAATCGGCTGGCTCAAAGACGCCACTGGCAAAGAGGTCGTGGCGCTCGCCGTCGACGTCGGCCAGGGCGGCGAAGACATGGACGACATCCGCCAGCGAGCGCTCGACTGCGGCGCCGTCGACTCGATCGTCGTCGACGCGAAGGACGAATTCGCCGCGGACTTCCTCATGCCCGCCCTCAAGGCCAACGCCATGTACCAGAAGACCTACCCGCTGGTCTCGGCACTGAGCCGCCCCGTCATCGCCAAGCACCTCGCGATCACCGCGAAGCGCCTCGGTGCCGACAGTGTCGCCCACGGCTGCACCGGCAAGGGCAACGACCAGGTGCGCTTCGAGGCCGCCGTCGCCGCACTCGCCCCCGACCTCACCAGCATCGCGCCCGTACGCGACCTCGCGCTCACCCGCGACAAGGCGATCATCTACGCGGAGGAGCACAACCTCCCCATCCGCCAGAGCGCCAAGAACCCGTACTCCATCGACAAGAACGTCTGGGGCCGCGCGGTCGAGACCGGATTCCTCGAGGACCCGTGGAACGCCCCGATCGAGGACCTCTACGAGTACACCCAGGACCCCTCGGTCTTCAAGGAGGCCGACGAGATCACCATCACGTTCGAGGCCGGTATCCCCGTCGCCATCGACGGTGTCTCGCTGAGCCCGCTCGCGATCATTGAGGAGCTCAACGCCGTCGCCGGCAAGCACGGCGTCGGCCGCATCGACGTCGTCGAGGACCGCTTGGTCGGCATCAAGAGCCGCGAGGTCTACGAGGCGCCCGGCGCCATCGCGCTCATCGCCGCGCACGAGGCCCTCGAGAGTCTCACTCTCGAGCGCGACGTCAACCGTTACAAGCGCAGCGTCGAAGCCGAATGGTCGAACCTGGTCTACGACGGGCTCTGGTTCTCCGGTCTCAAGCGCAGCCTCGACGCGTTCATCGACCACACCCAGAAGTACGTCTCGGGCGACATCCGCCTCAAGCTGCAGGGCGGCCGCGCCGTCGTCACCGGCCAGAAGAGCGACAAGAGCCTGTACGACTTCAGCCTCGCGACTTACGACACCGGCGACACGTTCGACCAGTCGCTGTCGAAGGGCTTCATCGAGATCTGGTCGCTTCCGAGCAAGATCTCGGCCCGTCGCGACGCAGCGAGCGAGTAG
- a CDS encoding HAD-IIA family hydrolase produces the protein MTSPTPLDGIDLVLADLDGVVYRGPDAIPFAIEALNAAAQHHRVGYLTNNASRTDASVAEHLTSLGLTVAPEEVVTSPQAAMRVMATLVPVGSLILVIGGAGLVDEVEKAGYTVTRSALDSPAAVVQGFSPEVGWTQLAEAAFALHAPKGGTGIPWVATNTDWTIPQARGTAPGNGTLVSAVHTAVGRLPVVAGKPEVPMFEVATDRFSATSTLVIGDRLDTDILGANRAGLSSVLVLTGIDQAKQVLAAEPAQRPTYILEDLRQLSEPYPQTVETTDGAATVVTVGESVVRREGENITVVNAGTPIDLLRAGCAAIWNSGVAIYGLRVPAELYS, from the coding sequence ATGACTAGCCCCACCCCGCTCGACGGCATCGATCTCGTCCTCGCCGACCTCGACGGTGTCGTCTACCGCGGACCGGACGCGATTCCGTTCGCCATCGAGGCGCTGAACGCCGCGGCACAGCACCACCGTGTCGGCTACCTGACCAACAACGCGTCGCGCACCGACGCGTCCGTCGCCGAGCACCTCACGTCGCTCGGCCTCACGGTCGCTCCCGAGGAGGTCGTGACCTCTCCGCAGGCTGCGATGCGCGTGATGGCGACCCTCGTTCCCGTGGGTTCGCTGATCCTCGTCATCGGGGGAGCGGGGCTCGTCGACGAGGTCGAGAAGGCCGGCTACACGGTCACCCGTTCGGCCCTCGACTCGCCCGCCGCCGTCGTGCAGGGCTTCTCGCCCGAGGTCGGCTGGACCCAGCTCGCCGAAGCGGCGTTCGCGCTCCACGCACCCAAGGGCGGCACGGGCATCCCGTGGGTCGCCACGAACACCGACTGGACGATCCCGCAGGCCCGCGGCACCGCGCCCGGCAACGGCACGCTCGTGTCGGCCGTGCACACCGCCGTCGGCCGCCTGCCCGTCGTGGCCGGCAAGCCCGAGGTTCCGATGTTCGAGGTGGCGACCGACCGGTTCTCTGCCACGAGCACACTGGTCATCGGCGACCGTCTCGACACCGACATCCTGGGGGCTAATCGCGCCGGTCTCTCGTCGGTACTGGTGCTCACCGGCATCGACCAGGCCAAGCAGGTGCTCGCCGCCGAACCGGCCCAGCGTCCCACCTACATCCTCGAGGACCTGCGCCAGCTCTCCGAGCCGTACCCGCAGACCGTCGAGACGACGGACGGCGCGGCCACGGTCGTCACGGTTGGGGAGTCCGTCGTGCGTCGCGAGGGCGAGAACATCACCGTCGTGAACGCCGGCACGCCCATCGACCTGCTGCGCGCCGGCTGCGCCGCGATCTGGAACTCGGGCGTGGCAATCTACGGACTCCGCGTACCCGCGGAGCTATATTCGTGA
- the argH gene encoding argininosuccinate lyase gives MAQGDGTAGSTGEGSLWGARFASGPSPELARLSRSIHFDWQLAGYDLAGSSAHAKALAAAGYLTDDELERMLAAISELGLAVVSGDFEAREDEEDVHAALERGLIELTGTELGGKLRAGRSRNDQIATLIRLYLLDHSAAIGHLVVQLIDAIASQAENHIDAVMPGRTHLQHAQPVLLAHHLLAHAWPLVRDLERLRDWRVRASTSPYGSGALAGSSLGLDPVLVARELGLSGPTENSIDATASRDNVAEFAFITAQIGVDVSRLAEEIILWNTREFDFVKLDDAFSTGSSIMPQKKNPDIAELARGKAGRLIGNLTGLLATLKGLPLAYNRDLQEDKEPVFDSVETLEVLLPAFTGMVATLRFNTDRMRDLAPQGFSLATDVADWLVRQRIPFREAHEVSGSLVRFCEENGLELHEPTDEQYLAVSPHLTAGVREVLTVDGSIASRDGAGGTAPVRVAEQLAALTARVRALNAAS, from the coding sequence ATGGCACAGGGTGACGGCACCGCTGGATCCACGGGCGAAGGCTCCCTCTGGGGAGCACGCTTCGCCAGCGGGCCGTCGCCCGAACTCGCGCGGCTGAGCCGCTCGATCCACTTCGACTGGCAGCTCGCGGGCTACGACCTCGCCGGTTCGAGCGCGCACGCGAAGGCGCTCGCCGCGGCGGGCTACCTGACAGACGACGAACTCGAGCGGATGCTCGCGGCGATTTCCGAGCTGGGCCTCGCCGTGGTCTCGGGAGACTTCGAAGCGCGCGAGGACGAAGAGGACGTGCACGCCGCGCTCGAGCGCGGCCTGATCGAACTCACCGGCACCGAACTGGGTGGAAAGCTCCGCGCGGGGCGCAGCCGCAACGACCAGATCGCCACGCTGATCCGGCTCTACCTGCTCGACCACTCGGCGGCGATCGGCCACCTCGTGGTGCAGCTCATCGACGCGATCGCGAGCCAGGCCGAGAACCACATCGACGCGGTGATGCCGGGCCGCACGCACCTGCAGCACGCGCAGCCCGTGCTGCTCGCGCACCACCTGCTGGCCCACGCCTGGCCGCTCGTGCGCGACCTCGAACGTCTGCGCGACTGGCGCGTGCGCGCATCGACTAGCCCGTACGGTTCCGGCGCCCTCGCCGGCAGTTCGCTCGGCCTCGACCCCGTCCTCGTCGCGCGTGAACTGGGCCTCTCCGGCCCCACCGAAAATTCGATCGACGCGACAGCGAGCCGAGACAACGTCGCCGAGTTCGCGTTCATCACCGCGCAGATCGGCGTCGACGTCTCCCGTCTCGCCGAGGAGATCATCCTCTGGAACACCCGCGAATTCGATTTCGTCAAACTCGACGACGCGTTCTCCACCGGGTCGTCGATCATGCCGCAGAAGAAGAACCCCGACATCGCCGAACTCGCCCGCGGCAAGGCCGGCCGGCTCATCGGCAACCTCACCGGGCTGCTCGCGACGCTCAAGGGCCTGCCGCTCGCCTATAACCGCGACCTGCAGGAAGACAAAGAGCCGGTGTTCGACTCGGTCGAGACCCTCGAGGTACTGCTGCCCGCCTTCACCGGCATGGTCGCCACCCTGCGGTTCAACACCGACCGCATGCGCGACCTCGCGCCCCAGGGTTTCTCGCTCGCGACCGACGTGGCCGACTGGCTCGTGCGCCAGCGCATCCCGTTCCGCGAGGCCCACGAGGTGAGCGGATCGCTCGTGCGGTTCTGCGAGGAGAACGGTCTCGAACTCCACGAGCCGACCGACGAGCAGTACCTCGCCGTGTCGCCCCACCTCACCGCCGGCGTGCGCGAGGTACTCACGGTCGACGGCTCGATCGCGAGCCGCGACGGCGCCGGAGGCACCGCCCCCGTGCGCGTGGCCGAACAGCTCGCCGCCCTCACCGCGCGCGTGCGCGCCCTGAACGCGGCCAGCTGA